From the genome of Vicia villosa cultivar HV-30 ecotype Madison, WI linkage group LG2, Vvil1.0, whole genome shotgun sequence, one region includes:
- the LOC131649043 gene encoding uncharacterized protein LOC131649043: MIASRRFSMKKVYTALIEDDAKVPWRFLFQHNPARPRSLFTLWILCHGRLPTKDRLIRFGLITESICSLCKSETETMSHIFFNCSSTSHIWIQILKWIEVDHHLLDLQNELRWIIEETKKKGWKAKILKLAFAESIYGIWGLRNEAVFGTSDFSSNVDRIIDSIIYRGWNLKAIRHHIARLMV; the protein is encoded by the coding sequence ATGATTGCTAGCCGAAGATTTTCCATGAAGAAAGTGTACACTGCCCTTATAGAAGACGATGCTAAAGTTCCTTGGAGATTTCTCTTTCAGCACAACCCTGCAAGGCCTCGGTCTCTCTTTACTCTTTGGATACTTTGTCATGGTagattaccaacaaaggataGACTTATTAGGTTTGGTTTGATAACTGAATCTATATGCAGCCTCTGTAAAAGTGAAACAGAAACGATGAGTCATATTTTCTTCAATTGCAGCAGCACTTCACATATATGGATTCAAATTCTGAAGTGGATTGAGGTGGATCATCATCTATTGGATCTACAGAATGAACTGAGATGGATTATTGAGGAGACTAAGAAAAAAGGGTGGAAAGCTAAAATCCTGAAATTAGCATTTGCAGAGAGTATCTATGGCATTTGGGGCCTTAGAAATGAGGCTGTCTTTGGTACAAGTGACTTCTCAAGTAATGTTGATAGAATTATAGATAGTATCATATACAGGGGTTGGAATTTAAAAGCTATTAGACACCATATTGCTAGATTGATGGTCTAG
- the LOC131650521 gene encoding pectinesterase inhibitor 7-like gives MRTQRPHQLFLLSIIIFASTFSYLQPVTATGEQPPTTGTTGDTEFIRSSCNTTLYPDICYTSLSRYANAVQQNPGQLARIAIAVSFSKVHRTASYLSNLTRVADYGGNSRAALALHDCFSNLNDAVDEIRGSIKQMRQIGAAGNSAGADSFLFQMSNVQTWMSAALTDEETCTDGFQDVENCPMKTDVNDRVTKVKKFTSNALALVNGYASKGMP, from the coding sequence atgAGAACCCAACGCCCTCACCAACTCTTCCTATTATCCATCATCATCTTCGCATCTACATTCTCATATCTCCAACCAGTAACCGCCACCGGAGAACAACCTCCGACCACCGGAACCACCGGCGACACCGAATTCATCCGTTCAAGCTGCAACACAACACTCTACCCTGACATATGCTACACTTCCCTCTCTCGTTACGCCAATGCAGTCCAACAGAATCCCGGCCAACTCGCTCGCATCGCCATCGCCGTAAGCTTCTCCAAAGTCCACCGCACCGCCTCCTACCTCTCCAACCTCACTCGCGTCGCCGATTACGGCGGAAACTCCCGCGCTGCTCTCGCTCTCCACGATTGCTTCTCAAACCTCAACGACGCGGTGGATGAAATTCGCGGCTCGATTAAACAGATGCGCCAGATAGGAGCCGCCGGCAATTCCGCCGGCGCCGATTCGTTTCTTTTTCAGATGAGTAACGTCCAGACGTGGATGAGCGCGGCGCTTACCGATGAAGAAACGTGTACCGATGGATTTCAAGATGTGGAGAATTGTCCGATGAAAACGGACGTTAACGATCGTGTGACGAAGGTGAAGAAGTTCACGAGCAATGCTTTGGCGTTGGTTAACGGTTACGCCAGTAAAGGAATGCCGTGA